The Deinococcus roseus nucleotide sequence GGGGATGTTTCCATCGAAAGAATTGATGATGCGGTGTCCAGGATTCTGCATGCGAAACATGCGCTGGGGCTGTTTGAGGAGCAGGAACTCCCCGAATTGTCAGTGGTGGGGTGCAGAGAGCACCGGGAACTGGCGCGGGAAGCGGTGAGGAAATCGCAGGTGCTGCTGAAAAACGACAACGTGTTCCCTTTGAGCAAGACCCAGTGCCTTCTGGTGGCTGGGGGTGCGGCGAATGACCTGGGGGCGCAGTGTGGGGGGTGGAGCATCTCCTGGATGGGTGGTCATGGCAACATCACACAGGGCACCAACCTGCTGCAGGCTTTTCAGGCCACAGTGGAGGATCCCGACCTCGTCTGGTACAGCGAAGATGCAGATGTCTCTGAACGGTTTGAAGTGGGGATTGTGGTGATTGCAGAGGAACCTGCAGCAGAGGGGATGGGGGACCGTTTCGAACTGAAACTGACCCAGGCCCACCTGGAAGTGATTGCGAACGCCCGGAAAGTGTGCAACAAGATTGCTGTGCTGCTGCTGTCGGGGCGTCCTTACGTGGTGACGGAACAGCTGCCCGAGTGGGATGCGTTTGTGGCTTGCTGGTTGCCTGGAACGGAAGGACAGGGGGTGGCAGATGTGGTGTTCGGGGACTTTCCGTTCACGGGGAAACTGAGTTACCACTGGCCCCTGACCCAGGCAGACCTGAAACTGACGTCTGAGAGCCAGCACCTGTTCACCCTCGGGGACGGCATCACCACCGAGAAAACCCCTGTTGCGCTGGTCTGAGGCGAAGGAAGGGCAGCAGATGCGTTTGCTGCCCTCTGACACCAAATGCGTTAGAAGAAGGGTCCCTGGTCTGCAAATCAGGGGCTTGTTCGTTGTGGATGACCAGGACAGACACCTTGATGATCAGTAGAGGCCTTCTCGCACCCGCTAATCCATCAGAATGGCATACAGATAAGAAGGGCCTCGCAAATCCTGCAAGTCCCCTGGTCCTTTGACAGGCATGCGTTCCAGCGCTGTGCGCAAATGTCCCGGGGCAAGGTTCTGCTGGGTGGTGGAAGGTTTGAGGGTGCTGCCAGAGAGGGCATAGGTGAATTCCTGTCCCTGGATTTGCTGGAAAACCTCACCCTGGTGCTTGCGGATGCGCTGCAAGACCTGCTGGTAGCGGTGTTCTCTGGGGTCATCTGCAGCGAAAGCCCGGGTGTCCCAGAGTGCCAGCAACACATCAACCACCCCATTGCTTGTTTTGCGGTCCACCTGTTCGGCACTTCTGATGTTTTCCCACAGGCGGGAAGGGGCATGGGCAAGCTCTGGGTTTTCTTGCAGCAACCGGTGTCCGGTAAGGCAGTATTGCGCGTTCAGGCTGAGGGGCTTTTTTTCCTGCGCTTGCTGGCAGCCTTTCAGGTGGCCATGTTCTGCCAGGCCGACAAAAGCCGAGCGGGGGCAGCCCTTGAGGCATGAGCTTTCACTGCAGTCCTCTGCGTCTGCAGCCTGTTTCCAGGCTTCCAGGGGATTGAAACCCTGATCCAGCAATTGCAGGGCCCGGCGGGTGATGTTCTGGTAGGTGTTCATCTGGCCTCCTGTTCCCGGATGAAGTGCACTTTACCTTCATCCACTTTCATGACTTTCCAGCCCACTTGCAGCCATGCAGCCGCCTGGGTGTGCCCCTGCAAGGTGTTGCTCCACCAGGCCCGGTGTTTGTAGGCAGATTGGGGGAGGTTGAAGCCCAGCAAGGTTTCAATTTGTTGAAAGGTGAGCATTTCTTCGGTCTGGTTGCTCTGGGTCAGGTGTTCAGAAAGGCGCTGGTATTTTCCAGCACTGGGAATCAGGGGTTTTTCCGGTGCTGCATTGACCAGGGTGGGCAGCAAACGCAACAGTTGTTCCAGGGTGAGGGTGGTGTGAAGCTGGGTGCTGAGCAGCACCTGCTCATTGTCCAGCAACTCTATCTTGAGGACTTTCATGACTCATATTATGTCTTAGTGTTACTAAAGCCAATAGTAACACTTCTGGTGTTGATCTACAGCACCCTGAACCCCTGCCCTGAGGTCACCTCACAGGCAGATGGATTCTGGAGGCCACTTCAGCAGCATGGTGAACCGTGCGGTGCGAGGCCCGCATGCGCTGGCCCCTGGCGGGGTCCTCTCCGGTGCCCAGGTTGCGGGCATATTGCGGATGGGAGCCCCCGGAAACCAGCAGCTGGATGCGAGAACCTGCAGAGAAACGGTGGGCCACAGCATCCAGGGACAGCCGCACCATGAATGGACGATCTGCTGCACTGAGGCGGCAAAAACCATCGCTGATGTTGCGTGAGCGACCCTGTGCATCCAGCTCGCAGAGCCGCACAAACACGTCTGCATGGGGGTTGTCGCTGCGGTGGAAGAGTTCCACTTCGGGCACCCCCATGACCTCCAGGGCTTCCTTGAGCACAGGGTCTGTAAAGGTCAGCACGTCTTTGCGGGCAGAAAGCACCCGGCAATCCTTGACCCCTCCATGTTCCAGCAGCTGTCCGCCATGGGTCGGTGTGGGATCCAGCGGATCGTAAGTGAAGGTGGAGGCTGCAGCACCTTCTGGCTGTTGCTCTGCCAGCCCTCCACCGGGCTGCAGAAACAGGGTGTGCATGTGAGCAGCAGGTGGCCAGTCTGCAAGGTCATGCCATGCACCTTCTCCGGTGACAAACACCCGCACGGGTGCAGGCCGTTTGCGGGATGCTCCGGTCAGGTGCTCGGCAAGCCAGTCCAGGCTTTCCCGGGCCAGCACCTCTCCACCGCCTCCATGGGTCCAGGGTCCGACGGTGAGCGCCACATCCACCCCCCTTTGATGCAGCCTGTGGTACTGCTGCAAGGTTTGCTGCAGAAAGATGTCCTGCCAGCCACCCAGCAGCAACACCGGAACCTGCACTTTCTCCAGGGCCACGCCCAGGCGTCTGGGGTTCCAGAAAGGGTCTTTTGGATCCGCGCGGGTCAGGAAATTGCGGTAGGTGGCTGCCAGTGCTCCGCCGCCCAGATGGTGTTCGCCTGCACTGAGCAGGGGGACCCGGGCAAAAGCGGGTTTGAGTCTTGCAGGCCGCTTGAAATTGTCCAGCACCGTGTCCAGCAACCCCATTTTCTCCTGCTGGGAGATCAGGTCAAACCAGGTGAGCAGCAAATCCAGCCGGAATGCCCCGGCCCCGTGGGCAAACTGGTGGATGTCGTGTGGGCCCATCATCACGATGGCCGTGCGCAGTTCTTTCGGGGGGTCCATCAGCAGTGCCCACTGGGTGAACCCCAAATATGAAACCCCAAAAGTGGCGAAAGTGCCCTCAAAC carries:
- a CDS encoding DUF6979 family protein, with the translated sequence MNTYQNITRRALQLLDQGFNPLEAWKQAADAEDCSESSCLKGCPRSAFVGLAEHGHLKGCQQAQEKKPLSLNAQYCLTGHRLLQENPELAHAPSRLWENIRSAEQVDRKTSNGVVDVLLALWDTRAFAADDPREHRYQQVLQRIRKHQGEVFQQIQGQEFTYALSGSTLKPSTTQQNLAPGHLRTALERMPVKGPGDLQDLRGPSYLYAILMD
- a CDS encoding CocE/NonD family hydrolase gives rise to the protein MKEMTPSRTPASPTALARLLDALNTQTSKLPKGNPYHIDQNVQVPMRDGVNLLADLYVPAGKIHGTVLIRSPYGRGVLMAAVYAATYAARGYRVVLQSCRGTFGSGPGPFEPMQHEILDGQDTVAWMRDQPWFEGTFATFGVSYLGFTQWALLMDPPKELRTAIVMMGPHDIHQFAHGAGAFRLDLLLTWFDLISQQEKMGLLDTVLDNFKRPARLKPAFARVPLLSAGEHHLGGGALAATYRNFLTRADPKDPFWNPRRLGVALEKVQVPVLLLGGWQDIFLQQTLQQYHRLHQRGVDVALTVGPWTHGGGGEVLARESLDWLAEHLTGASRKRPAPVRVFVTGEGAWHDLADWPPAAHMHTLFLQPGGGLAEQQPEGAAASTFTYDPLDPTPTHGGQLLEHGGVKDCRVLSARKDVLTFTDPVLKEALEVMGVPEVELFHRSDNPHADVFVRLCELDAQGRSRNISDGFCRLSAADRPFMVRLSLDAVAHRFSAGSRIQLLVSGGSHPQYARNLGTGEDPARGQRMRASHRTVHHAAEVASRIHLPVR
- a CDS encoding DUF7662 domain-containing protein, giving the protein MKVLKIELLDNEQVLLSTQLHTTLTLEQLLRLLPTLVNAAPEKPLIPSAGKYQRLSEHLTQSNQTEEMLTFQQIETLLGFNLPQSAYKHRAWWSNTLQGHTQAAAWLQVGWKVMKVDEGKVHFIREQEAR
- a CDS encoding glycoside hydrolase family 3 protein, which codes for TCVVQSINAGIDMVMVPFKYERFMETLTKAVENGDVSIERIDDAVSRILHAKHALGLFEEQELPELSVVGCREHRELAREAVRKSQVLLKNDNVFPLSKTQCLLVAGGAANDLGAQCGGWSISWMGGHGNITQGTNLLQAFQATVEDPDLVWYSEDADVSERFEVGIVVIAEEPAAEGMGDRFELKLTQAHLEVIANARKVCNKIAVLLLSGRPYVVTEQLPEWDAFVACWLPGTEGQGVADVVFGDFPFTGKLSYHWPLTQADLKLTSESQHLFTLGDGITTEKTPVALV